The Deltaproteobacteria bacterium DNA window GAAACCCAACAGGCCCATTTGAACAAGGCCCTTGACCGCATTGAAGCCGAGATGCTGGCCTTAGCGACAGAAGCCACTCACACCGAGCTAGAACCGGAAGAGGCCAAGCGCCAGGCGGAGTTCATCAGGCAGCAGAGAGCGCTGTTGGCCAAACTAAGAGAAATTCAGGCTCTGGGGCGGATCGTGGTCCGCCTCGATGACCCGGAGCGGATGCGGGGGACCCCAGAGGATATTGAGCTTCAGGACGGGGATACCATATATATCCCACAGATCCAGCAGAGTGTCAATGTCCTGGGGGCGGTCTACACCCCGACCGCGGTCATTTATGATCCGTATCGAACCGTTAAAGAATATATCACCATGGTCGGTGGACCCACTGATATCGCCGATGAAGATTCTATCTATATAATCAAAGTCAACGGTTCGGCGGTAGGAAAAAACACGGTCAAGTGGTTCGGCACCAGTTGGGATGGCACTGATTACACTTTCCATATCGGTGGGCTCAAATCATTAAGATTAGATCCGGGCGATTCCATCGTAGTTCCAGAAAAGTTGGAACGGATTGCCTGGCTGCGGGAAATTAAAGATATTGCCACTATCTTTGGACAACTGGCCCTTACTGCCGGGGTAGTAGTGGCCGCGGCCAAATAAAAGAAGCTGATGATCAGGGTTTACCGGGGGCTGCTGATTTTGGTGATTATCTTTGGACTTTCTGGGCCAGGGAGCGAATCACCGGCCTGGGCCCAATCCGGGGACCGGATCCTGCAATTAAGCGTTCCAGTCATTGGCATCATCGGCACTTCGGCTATCGCCTACTATCTCTGGAAAAACAGCCCGGCCCAACGCGCTAAAGGCTATCGGGAAAACTTGGGGCCAGGAGAGTATTACCTAGCGGCTTACACCGGATTGTCTTACCTGCCCGAGGCGGATTGGCATTTTTATCGTAGATTTTCCAGCCCGCTAAAAGGGCGTACTGCCCAGAATGTTTCTTATGATCCCAACATCATCGGCGGGCTTAAATTCGGGCATTATTTTGACAGCCTGCCCTGGCTGGGAATGGAACTAGAAATGAACTTTTCCCGCCATGCCATCCGCAAACAAGAGGTATCTATTTCCCCCTCTTTGCCCGGGGGTCCCAATAAACTGACCTTGCCGAGCTATCGGATCTATTTCTGGGCGTTGCAGTACAATATACTGGCCCGCTATGGTTTCCTTCAGGATAAAGAGGTCCCCTTTGGCCGCTTACAGCCCTATGTGGGAATCGGTCATGCCTTTGAAGTGTTGTACGGCACCACTGACTCAGCGAAGAATTTTGCCATCGCCGCCCAAGCCGGCCTGCGTTATATGCTTACCAATAAAATCGCTGTGTTTTGGGAATACAAATTCAGTCAACAGTTTGCGGTGGAAATTGAGAAAGTAGCCATTACCCCTTATGAAAAGGGACTTGCCATTTCCCTGGAAAAGCTTGCTCGTCATCCGGATACTCTGAAATGACCTGGACATCTTGACGGGAGGAGTGATCATGAATCTAGAGGAGGTTATTTTCAACCAATTCGGAGATGAGTGGGGACCTCATAAAATAATCCACCTCTACAAACCATCGATTCCCTTGCAGGCCATTGTAGTGGTAGATAATATTGCCCTGGGACCGGCAATCGGGGGCGTCCGCTTGGCCCTTGAGGTGACCACTGAGGAAGTCTTTCGTCTGGCCCGGACCATGACCTGGAAGAATGCCGCTGCCGGACTCGCTCATGGCGGTGCTAAGGCCGGGATCCGGATGGCGGCCGATAGCCCGGCCGAACTCAAAGAGCGGGCAATTCGGGCCTTTGCGAATGGCATCGCTGAGCTGCAGGAGTATATCCCGGGTCCGGATATGGGTACCAACGAAACCCATATGGCCTATATTTATGACGAGATCGGCCGCAGCGTTGGCAGGCCCAAGGTAACCGGCGGAATCCCTCTGGACGAACTGGGGGTTACGGGCTACGGCCTGACGGTGGCTGCTGAGATACTGGCACCGGAGGTGGGTTTGCGCCTGGAAGGGGCCCGGATGGCAATTCAGGGATTCGGTAATGTCGGCAAAGCCGCGGCCTTTTATCTGGCCCAAAAGGGGGTGCTGCTGGTGGCGGCCAGTGACAGCGCCGGGGCGATTTATAATCCGGCCGGGATCGACGTCAACCGGCTGACTGCCATCAAAAAAGGCGGCGGCAAGGTGTTGGACTACCGAGAAGCCGAAATTATCCCCCCGGAAACCCTCTTCGCTCTTCCCTGTGACCTCCTCATCCCGGCGGCCCGGCCCGACGTCATCACCCAGGCAAACATGGATCAGATCAAAGCTTCTCTGGTCCTTGAGGGGGCCAATCTGCCGGTCACTCCAGAGGCGGAAAGCTACCTGCACGACAGAGGCATCTGCGCCATTCCGGATTTTATCGTCAATGCTGGCGGCGTCATCGCCTGTGCCGTAGAATACCACCACGGCACTGAAGCGGAAGCATTCCAAACCATCGCCGCCAAGATCCGGGACAATATCCATGCCCTCCTGCCCATGATTCGGGAGGA harbors:
- a CDS encoding Glu/Leu/Phe/Val dehydrogenase — protein: MNLEEVIFNQFGDEWGPHKIIHLYKPSIPLQAIVVVDNIALGPAIGGVRLALEVTTEEVFRLARTMTWKNAAAGLAHGGAKAGIRMAADSPAELKERAIRAFANGIAELQEYIPGPDMGTNETHMAYIYDEIGRSVGRPKVTGGIPLDELGVTGYGLTVAAEILAPEVGLRLEGARMAIQGFGNVGKAAAFYLAQKGVLLVAASDSAGAIYNPAGIDVNRLTAIKKGGGKVLDYREAEIIPPETLFALPCDLLIPAARPDVITQANMDQIKASLVLEGANLPVTPEAESYLHDRGICAIPDFIVNAGGVIACAVEYHHGTEAEAFQTIAAKIRDNIHALLPMIREEKLYPRQAAFRLAQQRVKEAQSYRRTF